A genome region from Streptomyces pratensis includes the following:
- a CDS encoding DUF1996 domain-containing protein has protein sequence MGRTSRKKRSTPANRAVAAAAALILGGGGLVAVNVYASAGEGGSGSRPEQARNAARQVSTIDCPDAGIALPDVPDRARPEVDRELAVMDTQITDAYRQFADRKERIARDPDLAENAVLGPLRAERAASLDRIGIAVERAAGSRPQGLDGLAGCGLRADDEGGGDTGQDGGPGSGGDSGEGGQDPGEGADQGQDGGQGEGDQEGGQGEQGNGPEAADFVDIESVRPDADRPRNRRGASRGTFTTDCGRNENGKFNPDNVIAAPGVSNGAHHMHDYVGNQATDAFAGDDDLAGGETTCRNQGDRSTYYWPVLRLQNGQDENDVDADGGGRDQNTGEIQTPSQVTLKFVGSPVGKVTAMPRFLRIITGDAKAFTNGDANAHASWSCTGFEDRQLTDKYPICPEGSQVVRSFAFQSCWDGQNTDSANHRTHVAFAQDDGRCPDGFRAVPQLVQRIVYDVPPGPGFAVDSFPEQLHKPVTDHGDFINVFDDKLMKKVVSCINGGRKCR, from the coding sequence ATGGGACGCACATCGCGCAAGAAACGTTCGACACCGGCCAACCGGGCCGTCGCCGCCGCGGCCGCGCTGATCCTGGGCGGAGGCGGGCTGGTCGCCGTCAACGTCTACGCGAGCGCCGGAGAGGGCGGGTCCGGTTCACGTCCGGAGCAGGCCCGGAACGCGGCCCGCCAGGTGTCCACCATCGACTGCCCGGACGCGGGGATCGCCCTTCCCGACGTTCCTGACCGGGCGCGGCCGGAGGTCGACCGTGAACTGGCCGTCATGGATACGCAGATCACCGACGCCTACCGGCAGTTCGCGGACCGCAAGGAGCGGATCGCACGGGACCCGGATCTCGCCGAGAACGCGGTGCTCGGTCCGTTGAGAGCCGAGCGGGCGGCCAGCCTCGACCGGATCGGGATCGCCGTCGAACGGGCCGCGGGCAGCCGCCCGCAGGGTCTGGACGGCCTCGCGGGGTGCGGCCTGCGCGCCGACGACGAGGGCGGCGGCGACACCGGCCAGGACGGCGGCCCCGGATCCGGCGGTGACAGCGGGGAGGGCGGCCAGGATCCCGGCGAGGGCGCGGACCAAGGGCAGGACGGCGGTCAGGGAGAAGGAGACCAGGAGGGCGGCCAGGGCGAGCAGGGCAACGGCCCCGAGGCGGCCGACTTCGTCGACATCGAATCCGTGCGGCCCGACGCCGACCGGCCCCGCAACCGGCGGGGCGCGTCCCGGGGTACGTTCACCACCGACTGCGGCCGTAACGAGAACGGGAAGTTCAACCCGGACAACGTCATCGCCGCCCCCGGGGTGAGCAACGGCGCCCACCACATGCACGACTACGTCGGCAACCAGGCAACGGACGCGTTCGCCGGTGACGACGACCTGGCAGGCGGAGAGACGACCTGCCGGAACCAGGGCGACAGGTCCACGTACTACTGGCCCGTGCTCCGGCTGCAGAACGGTCAGGACGAGAACGACGTGGACGCGGACGGCGGCGGCAGGGACCAGAACACCGGGGAGATCCAGACCCCGTCCCAGGTCACTCTGAAGTTCGTGGGCTCCCCCGTCGGCAAGGTCACGGCCATGCCGCGATTCCTGCGGATCATCACAGGGGACGCCAAGGCCTTCACCAACGGCGATGCCAACGCCCACGCCTCCTGGAGCTGCACCGGTTTCGAGGACCGGCAGCTCACGGACAAGTATCCGATCTGTCCCGAGGGCAGCCAGGTGGTGCGGTCCTTCGCCTTCCAGAGCTGCTGGGACGGGCAGAACACCGACAGCGCCAACCACCGCACCCACGTCGCGTTCGCCCAGGACGACGGCCGGTGCCCGGACGGATTCAGGGCCGTTCCGCAGCTGGTCCAGCGCATCGTCTACGACGTCCCGCCGGGCCCCGGCTTCGCGGTCGACTCCTTCCCGGAGCAGCTGCACAAGCCCGTCACCGACCACGGTGACTTCATCAACGTCTTCGACGACAAGCTGATGAAGAAGGTGGTGAGCTGCATCAACGGCGGACGCAAGTGCCGCTGA
- a CDS encoding LuxR C-terminal-related transcriptional regulator: MRVVLAEDLFLLRDGLVRMLEAYDFEIAAAVESGPELTRALAELKPDVAVVDVRLPPSHTDEGLQCALAARRDRPGLPVLVLSQHVEQLYARELLADGNGGIGYLLKDRVFDADQFIDAVRRVAAGGTAMDPQVISQLLSRRSADAPMGGLTPREREVMELMAQGRSNVAIASQMVVTERAVAKHTSNIFGKLGLPVSDDDNRRVLAVLAYLDRG, from the coding sequence TTGCGCGTTGTCCTAGCCGAAGATCTCTTCCTGCTCCGCGACGGCCTCGTCCGGATGCTCGAAGCCTACGACTTCGAGATCGCGGCGGCTGTCGAGAGCGGGCCGGAACTGACCAGGGCGCTGGCGGAGTTGAAGCCGGACGTCGCCGTCGTCGACGTCCGGCTCCCGCCGTCCCACACGGACGAGGGCCTGCAGTGCGCGCTGGCCGCACGCCGCGACAGGCCGGGGCTGCCGGTGCTCGTCCTGTCGCAGCACGTGGAGCAGCTGTACGCCCGGGAGCTGCTGGCGGACGGCAACGGGGGCATCGGCTATCTGCTGAAGGACCGGGTGTTCGACGCCGACCAGTTCATCGACGCGGTGCGCCGGGTCGCCGCCGGCGGTACGGCGATGGATCCACAGGTCATCTCGCAGTTGCTGTCCCGGCGCTCGGCCGACGCGCCGATGGGCGGTCTGACGCCCCGGGAGCGTGAGGTCATGGAGCTGATGGCGCAGGGCCGTTCGAATGTGGCGATCGCCTCGCAGATGGTGGTCACGGAGCGGGCGGTGGCCAAGCACACCTCGAACATCTTCGGCAAGCTCGGCCTCCCCGTGTCCGACGACGACAACCGGCGCGTGCTCGCGGTCCTCGCCTACCTCGACCGGGGCTGA
- a CDS encoding 5-carboxymethyl-2-hydroxymuconate Delta-isomerase — MPQITVDYSAELDDSFDRRGFALALHPLVAETVSTRIPACKTRFRRAEDSVVGDAATGDAIVNVSIAMLPGRTPEIKARLTEAVLELLAGHLKPVDGLTVHASTEVRDLDASYRKD, encoded by the coding sequence ATGCCGCAGATCACCGTCGACTACTCGGCCGAGCTCGACGACAGCTTCGACCGCCGCGGCTTCGCGCTGGCCCTGCACCCGCTCGTCGCCGAGACGGTGTCCACCAGGATCCCCGCCTGCAAGACCCGGTTCCGACGGGCCGAGGACTCCGTCGTCGGTGACGCGGCGACGGGCGACGCCATCGTGAACGTCTCGATCGCGATGCTGCCCGGCCGGACCCCCGAGATCAAGGCGCGGCTGACGGAAGCCGTTCTGGAGCTGCTCGCCGGGCACCTGAAGCCCGTCGACGGCCTCACCGTCCACGCCTCCACCGAGGTCCGGGACCTGGACGCGTCCTACCGTAAGGACTGA
- a CDS encoding sensor histidine kinase: protein MQWAQSRVRAALLTGGRAFVLSFVSIAGSAALLVLSLLSITVILLGVGLVTTPPLMEAVRKHADQRRRLAGSWSGIRIPVPYRPFPKDLRTGFTGQVERTTLLLKDPATWRDLRWLLLDMTAGYVLLVLTFALLVYPLEGLVLAAGLWRVFEDSTYWYGFVPVSSQATGLAAAALGVAIFVAAMWASRPLLRLHFVLARSALSPAPGELAQRIDRLTETRHEAVDTAASELRRIERDLHDGAQARLVAMGMNLGTIEALVEKDPAQAKKLLAMARASSAEALTELRDLVRGIHPPVLAERGLGDAVKALALRMPIASEVTVELTGRAEAPVESAAYFAVSEALTNVVKHADADRVWVDLHHAEGTLRISVTDDGKGGALLGNGSGLSGIERRLGTFDGVLAVSSPAGGPTMVTMEIPCALS from the coding sequence ATGCAATGGGCACAGTCCCGGGTACGGGCCGCGCTGCTGACCGGTGGGCGTGCGTTCGTCCTCTCGTTCGTGAGCATCGCGGGTTCGGCCGCCCTCCTCGTCCTGTCGCTCCTCTCGATCACCGTCATCCTGCTGGGTGTCGGGCTGGTCACCACGCCGCCGCTCATGGAGGCGGTGCGCAAGCACGCCGATCAGCGGCGGCGCCTCGCCGGGTCCTGGTCGGGCATCCGCATCCCAGTCCCCTACCGGCCGTTCCCGAAGGATCTGCGCACCGGCTTCACCGGACAGGTCGAGCGCACCACGCTCCTGCTGAAGGACCCCGCGACCTGGCGGGACCTGCGGTGGCTGCTGCTCGACATGACGGCGGGATACGTGCTGCTGGTCCTCACCTTCGCGCTGCTGGTCTACCCGCTGGAAGGGCTCGTCCTTGCGGCGGGGCTGTGGCGGGTGTTCGAGGACAGCACGTACTGGTACGGCTTCGTGCCGGTCAGCAGCCAGGCGACCGGTCTGGCAGCCGCGGCGCTCGGCGTCGCGATCTTCGTCGCGGCGATGTGGGCGAGCAGGCCCTTGCTGCGGCTGCACTTCGTGCTCGCCCGGTCGGCGCTGTCGCCCGCCCCGGGTGAACTCGCGCAGCGCATCGACCGGCTCACCGAGACGCGCCACGAGGCCGTGGACACCGCGGCGTCCGAACTGCGGCGCATCGAACGGGATCTGCACGACGGGGCGCAGGCCCGCCTGGTCGCCATGGGTATGAACCTCGGCACCATCGAGGCGCTCGTCGAGAAGGACCCGGCGCAGGCGAAGAAGCTGCTGGCGATGGCCCGCGCGTCCTCCGCGGAGGCCCTGACCGAGCTGCGCGACCTCGTGCGGGGCATCCATCCGCCGGTGCTCGCCGAACGCGGGCTCGGGGACGCGGTGAAGGCGCTGGCCCTGCGCATGCCGATCGCGTCCGAGGTGACCGTGGAGCTCACGGGCCGTGCCGAGGCACCGGTGGAGTCGGCTGCGTACTTCGCCGTCAGCGAGGCCCTGACCAACGTGGTGAAGCACGCGGACGCCGACCGCGTATGGGTGGACCTGCACCATGCCGAAGGCACGCTGCGCATCTCCGTCACGGACGACGGCAAGGGTGGTGCCCTGCTCGGAAACGGCTCGGGTCTGAGCGGAATCGAACGTCGACTGGGTACATTCGACGGCGTACTGGCCGTCAGCAGCCCTGCGGGCGGTCCCACCATGGTGACCATGGAGATCCCTTGCGCGTTGTCCTAG
- a CDS encoding TetR/AcrR family transcriptional regulator, protein MTTGVRRRMGVGERRAQLIGVALELFSHRSPDEVSIDEIAAAAGISRPLVYHYFPGKRSLYEAALKRAADELSCRFLEAHEGPLGARLIRVMHRFFDFVEEHGPGFAALIRGGPAGGSSAANALVDGVRQAAYEQIVAHLGVPSPPARLELVVRSWVSLAESTALLWLDGKRVPRAELELQLVHDFAALGAVSAAYDQEVAGVMLRVLAQEPADGPFGELLARLAVLAPAAPALPPRRLPQSLR, encoded by the coding sequence ATGACGACCGGGGTGCGGCGCAGGATGGGTGTCGGCGAGCGCAGGGCCCAGTTGATCGGCGTCGCACTGGAGTTGTTCAGTCACCGTTCGCCCGACGAGGTGTCGATCGACGAGATCGCGGCGGCGGCCGGCATCTCGCGCCCGCTCGTCTACCACTACTTCCCGGGGAAGCGCAGCCTCTACGAGGCGGCGCTGAAGCGGGCCGCCGACGAGCTGTCCTGCCGCTTCCTGGAGGCACACGAAGGGCCCCTCGGCGCGCGGCTGATCCGGGTGATGCACCGGTTCTTCGACTTCGTCGAGGAGCACGGTCCGGGCTTCGCCGCGCTGATCAGGGGCGGGCCGGCCGGTGGTTCGTCCGCGGCCAACGCCCTGGTCGACGGGGTACGGCAGGCGGCGTACGAGCAGATAGTCGCGCACCTGGGCGTCCCGTCGCCGCCCGCCAGGCTGGAGCTCGTGGTGCGGTCCTGGGTGTCGCTGGCCGAGTCGACGGCGCTGCTCTGGCTCGACGGGAAGCGCGTTCCGCGTGCCGAGCTGGAGTTGCAGCTGGTGCATGACTTCGCGGCGCTGGGGGCGGTGAGCGCCGCGTACGACCAGGAGGTTGCCGGTGTCATGCTGCGGGTCCTCGCGCAGGAGCCGGCGGACGGCCCGTTCGGCGAACTGCTCGCCAGGCTCGCGGTCCTGGCGCCCGCCGCACCGGCCCTCCCGCCGCGGCGGCTGCCTCAGTCCTTACGGTAG
- a CDS encoding winged helix-turn-helix domain-containing protein: MANTSTFSTASAATAAPAVSAAATTTARNTLSPNRPRLRAVDRDEVAELPDVAGFLPPGATWLPAPRHTLPALPGRPPMVGYLVLVPADQQPALAGAVASAQHREFVPAPEADAPAGGPVQIDSTRRTAAVDGVTLDLTYLEFELLAHLVAHPHRVHTRDQLVTTVWGYGHVGDGRTVDVHVARLRRKLGAEHRRSIQTVRRVGYKYAP; this comes from the coding sequence ATGGCGAACACCAGTACCTTCTCCACCGCGTCCGCCGCCACCGCGGCGCCCGCGGTGTCCGCTGCGGCCACCACCACCGCCCGCAACACCCTGTCCCCCAACCGCCCCCGGCTGCGTGCCGTCGACCGTGACGAGGTCGCCGAACTCCCGGACGTGGCCGGCTTCCTGCCGCCGGGCGCCACCTGGCTGCCCGCGCCCCGGCACACGCTTCCGGCACTGCCGGGCAGGCCTCCGATGGTCGGCTACCTGGTGCTCGTGCCCGCCGACCAGCAGCCCGCGCTCGCCGGGGCCGTGGCGTCCGCCCAGCACCGGGAGTTCGTGCCGGCGCCGGAGGCCGACGCTCCGGCGGGCGGGCCCGTCCAGATCGACTCCACGCGGCGCACCGCCGCCGTGGACGGCGTCACCCTCGATCTCACGTACCTCGAATTCGAGCTGCTGGCGCACCTGGTGGCGCACCCGCACCGGGTGCACACCCGCGATCAGCTCGTGACGACGGTCTGGGGTTACGGGCACGTGGGCGACGGGCGCACCGTCGACGTCCACGTGGCCCGGCTGCGCCGCAAGCTGGGCGCCGAGCACCGCCGGTCGATCCAGACCGTGCGGCGCGTGGGCTACAAGTACGCGCCCTGA